In Hymenobacter sublimis, a single genomic region encodes these proteins:
- a CDS encoding ABC transporter permease, producing the protein MAGWPLLRYTIRTLLAAWLLISSLFLLSRANTDQDTFLQNSTEGNGRLLSAADQVRTTQQLLRRYGLDMPLFYVTLDSAAASGRLAWRWHGTRNQYHQWFRQLLAGDLGTSYRDGAPVTEILGRSLSYTLPLTLLAALVSTGLTLGLVLWLSYRPRWRSIWLSGLHFLQALPLFLLATGLLLLLANPDVLAWFPAFGLGLEDEAVAWWQQPGRLLYFLTLPALSLVLVTVPGLVVQLNGTLQRELQQPYIATARAKGAGSSRVVRHHALRNALLPTIALLSALFPNLVAGATIVEVLFALPGMGRLLADSAAAQDYPVLLAAVGLVALVRVAAQVLADALYLALDPRIRMHA; encoded by the coding sequence ATGGCAGGGTGGCCGTTGCTGCGCTATACCATCCGGACGCTGCTCGCGGCTTGGCTACTTATATCCAGCTTGTTTCTGCTCAGTCGCGCCAACACTGACCAGGATACCTTCCTGCAAAATTCTACGGAAGGAAACGGCCGCCTACTCTCCGCAGCCGACCAGGTCCGTACCACCCAACAGTTGCTGCGGCGGTACGGGTTGGATATGCCCCTGTTCTACGTTACCCTCGACTCAGCCGCTGCCTCAGGGCGCTTAGCTTGGCGCTGGCACGGCACCCGCAATCAGTATCATCAGTGGTTTCGGCAGCTGCTGGCCGGCGACTTGGGCACCTCCTACCGCGACGGCGCGCCGGTAACGGAAATATTAGGTCGGTCCTTGTCTTACACCTTGCCCTTAACACTACTTGCAGCCTTGGTAAGCACGGGCCTTACGCTGGGGCTGGTGCTGTGGCTGAGCTACCGCCCCCGGTGGCGTAGCATCTGGCTGAGCGGGCTGCATTTCTTACAGGCTCTGCCCCTATTTCTACTGGCTACCGGCTTGTTGCTACTGCTTGCCAACCCAGATGTTTTGGCGTGGTTTCCGGCTTTTGGCCTGGGGCTTGAAGATGAGGCTGTGGCGTGGTGGCAGCAACCAGGCCGCCTGCTTTACTTCTTGACCCTGCCCGCGCTTAGCTTGGTTTTGGTGACGGTGCCTGGGCTAGTAGTGCAGCTTAACGGGACTTTGCAGCGCGAGCTGCAACAGCCTTACATTGCTACGGCTCGTGCCAAAGGTGCAGGCTCCTCCCGCGTTGTCCGCCACCACGCCTTGCGCAACGCCCTGCTGCCTACCATCGCCTTGCTCTCGGCGTTGTTTCCCAACTTGGTGGCCGGGGCTACCATCGTAGAAGTGCTGTTTGCCTTGCCAGGAATGGGCCGCTTGCTGGCTGATTCTGCGGCCGCGCAAGATTACCCGGTGCTGCTGGCGGCCGTGGGCCTAGTTGCGCTAGTGCGCGTAGCGGCCCAAGTATTAGCCGACGCCCTGTATCTGGCACTGGACCCTCGAATCCGGATGCACGCATGA
- a CDS encoding hybrid sensor histidine kinase/response regulator: MRFCRWFVLVFLGWALFSAAATAQLLPAKRFVTQFGAAEGLPQPFIYALAQDRAGYLWIGTAEGLVRFDGTEFVTFTTAEGLAEDFVTRLYVHPRTGQLWVGHYQGAVSRWQGQRLQRVSAQAARAAGFSAPQGIAPPDTTLAAPDGAVSLSQVLPPGTVAQCVLTDREHNVWIGTAGRGLWRWSDRHITFFPFVENSPTGTVRALFSQNKAFGMLSTGQLFQLDKNPRRTSPLTVFPGKLLPYPPSVVLETPDGRGHPVADGSNPNSPPASVWAGTTGHGLWQMQLAATRPKPMMKRVRRLPMDASITALTQHPNGDLWVGTALDGVYRLPADSARPAQHFTTANGLLHNTIYALTTDTTGGIWMGTHDTGLAVWQRGQFRYHRFPQGGIDVAALLTDEAGRVWIGTEGTGILCYSKGKFQAYSTAQGLASPYVYALLPLRWGGSFQPDFRRKQIAVIHRNAISFADSRQHFAPATLPDNPLVQGLLPQVAAAQDEYCMWVSTRSGLLRLRTDAPHLLPTSSAPQPALLTSEVDGAARPPQQLGDLSATQHRVSFRFRGISLLPGRAGVQYQYRLRGYHAEWSRPTTVDEAQFPRLDAGQYTFEVRARSGEHGPWSRPVAASFSIATPFWRTWWFAALSVLAAGAAIWAFVRGREITLRRQKLQLETTVRERTAELRQQKAQTEQINADLVVARDAAEASRRAKAQFLANMSHEIRTPMNAVIGLTHLLRNTPVDAEQGEYLEAIQSSSQNLLVIINDILDSSKMEAGKLTLEQAPFRLPELVERVARMFQFATEAKGLYLRTEVAAEVPAAILGDSVRLNQVLVNLVGNAIKFTTRGGVSVRVSVTAEAEAPPRLRFAVQDTGIGIAANKLDAIFEDFSQANASTTRQFGGTGLGLSIARNLVHLHGGRVWVESAEGQGSTFWFEIPCLPADEASVRPEAAASLAPFEPALRVLVAEDNDLNQLVARKTLEAWNVQVTIAANGRLAVAAAQQSPFDAVLLDVQMPEMDGYEAARQLRMLFPDAGRLPLIGLTASALPEDRALALAAGMNDTLAKPFDPAVLYARLAYFTGRTEAPSSAPISLPPARPASLAADGPAIQPPDWSLLEELAGGNEAFVHQIVRTFLTQAPALLAQLHLAAAAASGTEIAALAHKLRGQVAYFGVEGLAQQLEQLEQQSRLGHEPGTLAELLEDIEQQLTRLYPLLQRRLSQSTG, translated from the coding sequence ATGCGCTTTTGCCGTTGGTTTGTTCTAGTTTTCCTGGGCTGGGCGCTGTTTAGTGCCGCGGCTACGGCGCAGCTACTGCCAGCCAAGCGGTTTGTAACGCAGTTTGGGGCCGCTGAGGGCCTACCGCAGCCATTCATCTATGCCCTGGCCCAGGACCGTGCCGGCTACCTCTGGATTGGTACCGCCGAGGGTTTGGTACGCTTTGATGGCACAGAATTCGTGACGTTTACTACCGCCGAGGGGCTGGCCGAGGATTTTGTCACTCGCCTGTACGTGCACCCGCGCACCGGCCAGCTGTGGGTTGGGCACTATCAGGGCGCGGTGTCGCGCTGGCAGGGGCAGCGGCTGCAGCGGGTATCTGCCCAGGCGGCACGGGCAGCGGGTTTTTCGGCCCCGCAGGGTATTGCGCCCCCGGATACAACACTGGCTGCTCCTGATGGCGCGGTTTCCTTATCGCAAGTACTACCCCCTGGCACCGTAGCCCAATGCGTGCTAACCGACCGGGAGCATAATGTCTGGATCGGGACTGCCGGGCGGGGGTTGTGGCGCTGGTCGGACCGGCATATTACCTTTTTTCCTTTCGTCGAAAACTCGCCCACGGGCACAGTGCGGGCGCTGTTCAGTCAGAACAAAGCCTTTGGTATGCTCAGCACGGGGCAGTTGTTTCAGTTAGATAAGAATCCCCGGCGCACTTCGCCGCTGACTGTTTTCCCCGGCAAGCTGCTACCCTACCCACCGAGCGTGGTGCTAGAAACGCCGGACGGACGTGGGCACCCGGTTGCCGATGGCTCCAACCCTAACTCTCCCCCCGCCTCTGTGTGGGCGGGCACCACCGGGCATGGTCTCTGGCAAATGCAACTAGCAGCTACCCGCCCCAAGCCCATGATGAAGCGGGTTCGACGGCTGCCAATGGACGCAAGCATTACGGCCCTCACCCAGCACCCCAACGGCGACCTATGGGTAGGCACGGCACTAGACGGCGTGTACCGTTTGCCCGCTGATTCCGCCCGGCCAGCCCAGCACTTCACCACGGCCAATGGCTTGCTGCACAACACCATCTACGCCCTCACGACTGATACGACCGGCGGCATTTGGATGGGCACCCACGACACGGGCCTGGCCGTGTGGCAGCGCGGGCAGTTTCGGTACCATCGTTTTCCCCAAGGCGGCATTGATGTAGCGGCGTTGCTGACTGATGAGGCCGGTCGCGTGTGGATTGGGACGGAAGGCACTGGAATCCTGTGCTACTCGAAAGGTAAATTTCAAGCCTACAGCACTGCGCAGGGGTTGGCTTCGCCTTATGTCTACGCCTTGCTACCCCTACGTTGGGGCGGCAGCTTCCAGCCCGACTTTCGCCGGAAGCAGATAGCAGTCATTCACCGCAATGCCATCAGTTTCGCGGATTCCAGGCAGCATTTTGCCCCGGCTACGTTGCCCGACAATCCACTGGTCCAAGGCCTGCTACCCCAGGTTGCCGCAGCCCAAGACGAGTATTGCATGTGGGTTAGCACCCGCTCCGGCCTGCTGCGCCTGCGCACCGATGCGCCACACCTGTTGCCTACCTCCAGCGCGCCGCAGCCAGCCCTACTAACCAGCGAGGTAGATGGTGCTGCCCGCCCGCCCCAGCAACTAGGTGATCTATCGGCTACCCAGCACCGGGTGTCATTTCGGTTTCGGGGCATCAGCCTGCTGCCGGGCCGAGCGGGCGTACAGTACCAGTACCGACTGCGGGGCTACCACGCGGAATGGAGCCGTCCTACCACTGTGGACGAAGCGCAGTTTCCGCGCCTCGACGCGGGTCAGTATACCTTCGAAGTTAGGGCCCGCTCCGGGGAACATGGCCCTTGGTCGAGGCCGGTTGCCGCCAGCTTCAGCATTGCAACTCCCTTCTGGCGCACGTGGTGGTTTGCCGCGCTGAGCGTGCTGGCGGCGGGAGCAGCTATTTGGGCGTTTGTACGGGGGCGCGAAATCACGCTGCGCCGCCAAAAGCTACAGCTGGAAACCACCGTGCGCGAAAGAACCGCCGAGCTGCGCCAGCAAAAAGCTCAAACCGAACAAATCAACGCCGACTTGGTGGTAGCCCGGGACGCGGCCGAGGCGTCGCGCCGGGCGAAGGCTCAGTTTCTGGCCAACATGAGCCACGAAATCCGAACGCCCATGAATGCGGTCATCGGCCTGACTCACTTGCTGCGCAATACTCCCGTAGATGCTGAGCAGGGCGAGTATTTGGAGGCCATTCAGTCGTCTTCCCAGAACCTACTGGTTATCATCAACGACATCCTGGACTCCTCAAAAATGGAGGCCGGTAAGCTCACCCTGGAGCAAGCGCCCTTCCGCCTGCCCGAATTGGTGGAACGGGTGGCGCGCATGTTTCAGTTTGCCACCGAAGCCAAGGGTTTGTACCTGCGCACCGAGGTAGCGGCCGAGGTGCCCGCCGCTATTCTCGGCGACTCCGTGCGCCTAAACCAGGTGCTGGTAAACCTCGTGGGCAATGCCATCAAGTTCACAACCCGCGGGGGTGTTAGCGTGCGGGTAAGCGTAACGGCAGAGGCAGAAGCGCCCCCCCGGCTGCGCTTTGCCGTGCAGGACACCGGGATTGGTATTGCCGCCAATAAGCTGGACGCCATTTTCGAGGATTTTTCCCAGGCCAACGCCAGCACCACCCGGCAGTTTGGCGGCACGGGGCTGGGCCTAAGCATTGCCCGTAACCTTGTGCACCTGCACGGCGGCCGGGTGTGGGTGGAAAGTGCGGAGGGCCAGGGCTCCACGTTCTGGTTTGAAATTCCCTGCTTACCCGCCGACGAAGCCAGCGTCCGGCCCGAAGCGGCGGCTTCCCTAGCTCCCTTCGAGCCGGCCCTGCGGGTGCTGGTGGCCGAAGACAACGACCTGAATCAGCTGGTAGCCCGCAAAACCCTGGAAGCTTGGAATGTGCAGGTAACTATTGCCGCCAACGGCCGCTTGGCCGTAGCAGCCGCCCAGCAGTCCCCCTTCGATGCCGTGCTGCTCGATGTGCAGATGCCGGAAATGGACGGGTACGAGGCGGCCCGCCAGCTGCGCATGCTCTTCCCCGACGCCGGGCGCCTACCCCTTATCGGCCTTACAGCCTCGGCCCTACCCGAAGACCGCGCCCTGGCCCTGGCCGCCGGCATGAACGATACGCTGGCCAAGCCCTTTGACCCCGCCGTACTCTACGCCCGCTTGGCCTACTTCACGGGCCGCACCGAAGCCCCCAGCTCGGCCCCTATTTCCCTGCCCCCCGCACGCCCAGCAAGTTTGGCTGCGGACGGGCCAGCCATACAGCCGCCCGATTGGAGCTTGTTGGAGGAGTTAGCGGGCGGGAACGAGGCCTTCGTGCACCAGATTGTTCGAACGTTTCTGACGCAGGCGCCAGCCCTTCTGGCCCAGCTCCACTTGGCGGCGGCAGCGGCCTCGGGCACGGAAATAGCCGCTCTGGCGCACAAGCTCCGGGGGCAGGTTGCTTATTTTGGCGTCGAGGGCCTGGCGCAACAACTGGAGCAGCTGGAGCAGCAAAGCCGGTTAGGCCATGAGCCCGGGACGCTAGCGGAACTGTTGGAGGATATAGAACAGCAGCTCACCCGCTTATATCCGCTTCTTCAGCGGCGTTTGTCACAAAGTACCGGGTAA
- a CDS encoding LytR/AlgR family response regulator transcription factor, which translates to MAETATTLRCLVVDDDPLALQIVENCVATTPFLVHAGSCSSAIAAAEVLRTEPIDLLFLDVEMPLMSGLDLLRTLQHPPLVILITSSKSYAVEAFEHEVLDYVVKPISYARFLQAAQKALAAHETHLNPTLDTIVAPTNTQFTFVKVDNKLLKVLFDDVRYVEALGDYVHIVTAKSKLIVYSTMRAVEEKFPSTLFVRVHRSFIVNLKRVQTIEDNTVVIDEKHIPIGQTYQREVFQRLNKF; encoded by the coding sequence ATGGCCGAAACTGCTACCACTCTCCGCTGCCTGGTTGTTGACGACGACCCGCTTGCTCTGCAGATCGTTGAAAACTGCGTGGCAACTACGCCTTTTCTAGTGCACGCCGGCAGCTGCTCCAGCGCCATTGCTGCCGCCGAAGTGCTGCGCACGGAGCCCATCGACCTGCTGTTTCTCGACGTGGAAATGCCCCTAATGTCGGGGCTGGATTTGCTCCGCACTTTGCAGCACCCGCCGCTGGTTATTCTTATTACCAGCAGCAAGAGCTATGCCGTGGAAGCCTTTGAGCACGAAGTACTTGACTACGTGGTGAAGCCCATCAGCTACGCCCGCTTCCTGCAGGCCGCCCAGAAAGCTCTTGCCGCCCACGAAACTCACCTGAACCCAACCCTCGATACCATTGTCGCGCCCACAAACACGCAGTTCACCTTCGTGAAAGTGGATAACAAGCTGCTGAAGGTGTTATTCGATGACGTCCGCTACGTGGAAGCCCTGGGCGACTACGTACACATCGTGACGGCCAAGAGCAAGCTAATTGTGTACAGCACGATGCGGGCGGTAGAGGAAAAATTTCCTTCTACCCTGTTTGTGCGGGTGCACCGCTCTTTTATCGTTAATCTGAAACGGGTGCAGACCATTGAAGACAACACGGTAGTCATCGACGAGAAGCACATTCCTATTGGCCAGACGTATCAGCGTGAGGTTTTTCAGCGTCTTAATAAGTTTTAG
- a CDS encoding ABC transporter substrate-binding protein, with the protein MKQLLPGLILLLWASLCSSCSPTPADTTSTIRIRWARDPENLDPLIVDNPSSNETINLLHCSLLRTSEAAHGFAPWLAAALPTTQALNDSLQLVTYQLRPEATWDNGSPVLARDVAFTLKVMNCPGLPIEIAQAHYGVIRDILLDPKDSRRFTLVVASQDVGTSGDYSILPEYALDPQGKLRAVSVPELRRQQQPALAAEFARRYQSLDLARHPERAPGCGPYRLVKWQSGRSLTLQRKANWWADKISTPPAVLQAYPERLTFQVIPDAGTATLALRRGELELYAMMPAGEFARLQQSATDTERLQFYTTDSYQFLTASFNVRQPALQDRLTRQALTHLFNVPALIQASQQGAAYPSVGLISPRLKPYYNDSLPLPDFNPAQAVRLLQQAGWQRSATGSWQRGTTAQPVLLKLRVSYRAGEPSFETAALQFRAAAAALGISIELRPTEPSLLSRQVRAGDTDITISNLSGQPFSYDFTSLLHSSSVGVSNFTGFSNPAADALIEQLVATQQPARKTVLLRRFQRLLAQERPFTVLYFLKHRIAASRRLGPIPVTGLKPGYEAARIRPLPLPAQ; encoded by the coding sequence ATGAAGCAACTTCTTCCCGGTCTGATTTTGCTGTTGTGGGCCAGCCTTTGCTCCTCCTGCTCCCCCACTCCCGCCGACACTACCTCTACTATCCGTATCCGATGGGCCCGGGACCCCGAGAATCTAGATCCGCTTATTGTCGATAATCCCAGTTCGAACGAAACCATTAACCTTCTGCATTGCAGCCTCTTACGGACCAGCGAAGCAGCTCACGGTTTCGCTCCCTGGCTGGCAGCCGCATTGCCTACCACCCAAGCCCTGAACGACTCCCTGCAACTGGTTACCTACCAGCTGCGCCCCGAGGCAACCTGGGATAATGGCTCGCCCGTGCTAGCGCGTGATGTGGCCTTCACCCTAAAGGTTATGAACTGCCCAGGGCTACCCATTGAAATAGCCCAGGCTCATTACGGGGTCATTCGCGACATTCTCCTGGACCCCAAAGATTCCCGCCGCTTTACGCTGGTAGTTGCCAGCCAAGACGTGGGCACTTCCGGCGACTACTCCATCCTTCCTGAATACGCCCTTGATCCGCAGGGCAAGCTGCGGGCCGTTTCCGTGCCGGAACTACGCCGGCAGCAGCAACCGGCCCTGGCCGCCGAGTTTGCGCGGCGGTACCAATCTCTGGACCTAGCTCGCCATCCGGAACGTGCGCCCGGCTGTGGGCCCTACCGGCTGGTAAAGTGGCAGAGTGGCCGCTCCCTTACGTTACAACGCAAAGCCAATTGGTGGGCCGACAAGATTTCCACGCCCCCCGCTGTGCTGCAGGCTTACCCTGAGCGCCTGACGTTTCAGGTAATTCCGGACGCTGGCACCGCTACCCTGGCCTTGCGGCGCGGAGAATTGGAGCTATACGCCATGATGCCGGCCGGCGAATTTGCCCGCCTGCAACAGTCGGCCACCGATACGGAGCGGCTGCAGTTTTACACCACCGATTCCTATCAGTTTCTGACGGCGAGCTTCAACGTGCGCCAGCCAGCACTTCAGGACCGGCTTACCCGGCAGGCCCTGACGCATCTTTTCAATGTTCCCGCTCTCATTCAGGCCTCTCAGCAGGGAGCTGCCTACCCCAGCGTAGGCCTGATTAGCCCGCGCCTGAAACCTTACTACAACGACAGCCTACCCCTGCCCGACTTCAACCCGGCCCAGGCCGTTCGGCTGCTGCAGCAAGCCGGCTGGCAACGCTCAGCCACGGGCAGTTGGCAGCGCGGCACTACTGCGCAGCCAGTATTGCTTAAGCTCAGGGTGAGCTACCGGGCCGGTGAGCCCAGTTTCGAAACCGCGGCCCTGCAGTTCAGAGCCGCTGCGGCCGCCCTGGGTATTTCCATTGAGCTTCGTCCTACGGAGCCCTCTTTGCTGAGCCGCCAGGTGCGCGCCGGCGACACGGATATTACCATTAGTAACTTGTCGGGGCAGCCTTTTTCCTACGATTTTACTTCGTTACTGCATTCCTCAAGCGTAGGCGTGAGCAACTTCACAGGCTTTTCTAACCCCGCTGCCGATGCCCTAATTGAGCAGTTGGTAGCAACCCAGCAGCCCGCGCGCAAGACGGTATTGCTACGCCGATTTCAGCGCTTATTGGCGCAGGAACGCCCTTTTACGGTGCTTTACTTTCTGAAACACCGGATTGCTGCTTCGCGGCGCTTGGGGCCCATTCCCGTCACGGGGTTAAAGCCGGGCTATGAAGCCGCCCGCATTCGGCCCCTACCCCTGCCGGCTCAATAA
- a CDS encoding OmpA family protein: protein MHKYLLALLLLSATAATAQNVEFSKDQFGSDKEGLKTAQKEIKAGDEFYDLDPPRYEQALPHYLAAQKFNPNNAQLNLKIGDCYLHSGFKPRALEYLQKAYQLNPDVDPRIHYLLGRGLHLNAKWDEAIAEYKRATPAAGAKNTAGFSQDIQKKIRECENGRKLAAKPSRVFIDNAGPGVNSAFADYGPVITADESVILFTSRRDNSMGGQKDPETGGFFEDVYQSTRTGKGEWSAARNLGEPVNTEGHDATVGLAPDGQRLLVYLEENGGDLNEANLRGAQWRKPQKLGSRINSKAHESSAAYTPDGRSLYFVTDKEGGIGGRDIYRIEIEGRGPAVNLGSTINTQYGEEGVFLHPDGKTMYFSSEGHNSMGGYDIFKSVFQNGKWSPPENLGWPINTPDDDVFFVISASGRHGYYSSFRDDGLGSKDIYQITFLGPEKPPLLSQEDQLLASRVQPVKETLLAPPVAIASAQVTILKGVVTDEASKQPTEATIDVIDNSLNQVIASFQSNAQSGRYLVSLPSGINYGIVVRKDGYLFHSENFDLPAGAAYSEVVKDIALKKLDVGVKVVLNNIFFDFDKATLRKESTGELERLQKLLTETPALRLEISGHTDNVGKAEYNKDLSQRRAKAVVEYLVGKGIDKGRLTFAGYGDAQPVAPNTTKAGRQLNRRTEFKVTGK, encoded by the coding sequence ATGCACAAGTATTTACTCGCCCTGCTGCTACTCTCGGCCACGGCGGCTACGGCCCAGAACGTGGAGTTCAGCAAAGACCAGTTCGGCAGTGATAAGGAAGGGCTGAAAACGGCACAGAAGGAAATTAAGGCCGGCGACGAGTTCTACGACCTGGACCCACCCCGCTACGAGCAGGCCCTCCCCCACTACCTAGCAGCCCAAAAATTCAACCCCAATAACGCCCAGCTCAACCTCAAAATCGGGGACTGTTACCTGCACTCCGGCTTTAAGCCCCGGGCGCTAGAATATCTGCAGAAGGCTTACCAGCTCAACCCCGACGTAGACCCGCGCATTCATTACTTGCTGGGCCGGGGCTTGCACCTAAATGCCAAGTGGGACGAGGCCATTGCCGAGTATAAGCGTGCTACCCCGGCGGCCGGCGCCAAGAATACGGCGGGTTTCAGCCAGGATATTCAGAAGAAAATCCGGGAGTGCGAGAACGGCCGGAAGCTAGCGGCTAAGCCCAGCCGCGTGTTTATCGACAATGCCGGGCCGGGCGTAAACTCGGCCTTCGCCGATTACGGGCCGGTAATCACCGCCGATGAATCCGTCATCCTGTTCACTTCGCGCCGCGACAACTCCATGGGTGGCCAAAAGGACCCCGAAACCGGTGGTTTTTTCGAGGACGTGTACCAAAGTACTCGCACGGGCAAGGGCGAGTGGTCAGCGGCGCGCAACCTGGGCGAGCCGGTAAACACCGAGGGCCACGATGCCACCGTAGGCCTGGCGCCGGATGGGCAGCGGCTACTGGTATACCTGGAGGAAAACGGCGGCGACCTGAACGAGGCCAACCTGCGGGGCGCGCAGTGGCGCAAGCCCCAGAAGCTAGGCTCCCGCATCAATTCCAAGGCCCACGAGTCGTCGGCGGCCTACACCCCGGACGGGCGCAGCCTGTACTTTGTCACCGACAAGGAAGGCGGCATCGGGGGGCGCGACATTTACCGGATTGAAATTGAGGGCCGGGGCCCAGCCGTTAACCTGGGCTCTACCATTAACACTCAGTACGGGGAGGAAGGCGTATTTCTGCACCCCGATGGCAAGACCATGTACTTCTCCTCGGAGGGGCACAACTCCATGGGCGGCTACGACATCTTCAAATCGGTGTTCCAGAACGGCAAATGGAGCCCGCCGGAAAACCTGGGCTGGCCCATTAACACGCCCGATGACGACGTATTCTTCGTGATTTCCGCCTCGGGCCGCCACGGCTACTACTCCTCGTTCCGGGATGATGGGCTAGGCTCTAAGGACATCTACCAGATTACCTTTCTCGGGCCCGAAAAGCCGCCGCTGCTCAGCCAGGAAGACCAGTTGCTGGCCTCGCGCGTGCAGCCGGTTAAGGAAACCCTGCTGGCCCCGCCGGTAGCCATTGCCTCGGCCCAGGTAACTATCCTGAAAGGGGTAGTTACCGACGAGGCCAGCAAGCAACCCACCGAGGCTACCATCGACGTTATCGACAACTCTCTGAACCAAGTTATTGCCTCGTTTCAGAGCAATGCGCAGTCAGGGCGCTACCTGGTGTCGTTGCCTTCAGGTATCAACTATGGCATTGTGGTGCGCAAAGACGGCTACCTGTTCCACTCTGAAAACTTTGATTTGCCGGCCGGGGCCGCCTACTCGGAGGTAGTGAAAGACATTGCCCTCAAGAAGCTGGACGTAGGGGTGAAAGTGGTGCTGAACAATATCTTCTTCGACTTCGACAAGGCCACGCTGCGCAAGGAAAGCACCGGGGAGTTGGAGCGCCTGCAGAAGCTACTCACCGAAACCCCTGCCCTGCGCCTGGAAATTTCTGGCCACACCGACAACGTAGGTAAAGCTGAATACAACAAGGACCTGTCTCAGCGCCGCGCCAAAGCCGTTGTGGAATACCTAGTCGGGAAGGGCATCGATAAAGGCCGCCTGACCTTTGCCGGCTATGGCGATGCTCAGCCGGTGGCGCCCAACACTACCAAGGCCGGCCGCCAGCTTAACCGCCGCACCGAGTTTAAAGTGACGGGTAAGTAG
- a CDS encoding PKD domain-containing protein: MPATSCLPFRFRTYRRRLLLCCLLVFGWLLALPAARAQQAGDTLSAACPAPRVVELCVELDASRAIDPGAGPLTFRWDMGDGTQLTGPAISHCYQERKRYTVRLDVVEEATGEVRRAEKLIPVDFTQEIVLNFRAGSTDTVRVGQPVVFDALDSQLPLCQNVVVLWDFRDGFVTNGRQVRHAFRRPGQYPVRMSLRGNGPDSCPSSHCVSRTLVVVP; encoded by the coding sequence TTGCCTGCTACCTCCTGCCTACCTTTCCGTTTCCGCACTTACCGTCGGCGGCTTCTGCTATGCTGCTTGCTGGTGTTTGGCTGGTTGCTGGCTTTGCCTGCGGCCCGTGCCCAGCAGGCCGGCGACACGCTTAGCGCGGCCTGTCCCGCACCTAGGGTAGTGGAGCTGTGCGTGGAGTTGGATGCCAGCCGGGCCATTGACCCCGGCGCCGGCCCCCTGACGTTCCGCTGGGACATGGGCGACGGCACGCAGCTCACTGGCCCAGCTATTTCCCACTGCTACCAGGAGCGCAAGCGCTATACCGTGCGGCTGGATGTGGTGGAAGAAGCTACTGGCGAGGTGCGCCGCGCCGAAAAGCTCATTCCCGTCGATTTCACCCAAGAGATTGTGCTCAACTTCCGCGCCGGCTCCACTGACACCGTGCGGGTAGGCCAGCCCGTTGTCTTCGATGCCCTGGATTCGCAGTTGCCGCTGTGTCAAAACGTGGTGGTGCTGTGGGACTTTCGGGACGGGTTTGTGACTAACGGCCGGCAGGTACGGCACGCCTTTCGGCGGCCGGGCCAGTATCCGGTTCGCATGAGCCTGCGCGGCAACGGCCCCGACTCCTGCCCTAGCAGCCACTGCGTGAGTCGCACGCTGGTAGTAGTGCCGTAA